The following are from one region of the Dreissena polymorpha isolate Duluth1 chromosome 2, UMN_Dpol_1.0, whole genome shotgun sequence genome:
- the LOC127866194 gene encoding eukaryotic translation initiation factor 4E-binding protein 1-like: MTEKGSPARLHAGREIPHRAIADISNLPNDYSTTPGGSIFSTTPGGSRIFYERNFLMQCRNSPLAKTPPRNMAHIPGITTPGDVDIPKENGVVEPKGAKPQKVEGAEEHPQFEMDI, from the exons ATGACTGAGAAGGGATCCCCTGCGAGACTCCATGCTGGTAGAGAGATCCCTCATCGGGCTATAGCCGATATTTCGAATTTGCCTAATGACTATTCCACCACTCCTGGTGGATCCATTTTTTCGACGACTCCTGGAG GGAGTAGAATTTTCTATGAGCGGAATTTCTTGATGCAGTGTCGTAATTCTCCATTAGCAAAGACTCCCCCAAGAAACATGGCACATATCCCAGGCATCACGACCCCTGGAGATGTGGATATTCCCAAGGAAAATGGTGTCGTTGAACCAAAAGGGGCTAAACCACAGAAAG TTGAAGGAGCGGAGGAGCATCCACAATTTGAGATGGATATCTAa